The Elusimicrobiota bacterium genome segment TCTCAGATGCCAACTCCTGGCTCTTTTTCAGTAGCCCAAGAACATCCCGCCAATTTTTGCGGTGCCTCTGCCACATCTCCGGTCCCGCCACGGCGGCAAAGTCTATCTTTGTGGGCTGCCGCCACGCTTCGTATGCGGTGAGATGGGCGATACGGTCTTTGAGATCAGGTATCCCCCGGGTCGTCGGAGAGCGAGGGGCAGTTCCTTCCATCCAAGACCGCCAATGCGATTTTCCTTTGGATTGGTTGCATTTGCCGCAACTGGGGACCAGATTCGCTAGCTCGGTTATATAACCGGTAGGTTCTTGATTACTGATGATTGGGCGAAGATGATCCCATTCGGTCTCTTTGTCTCCACAGTAAACACATTGAATGTTGTTCGGGGACATGCCTAAAATTCCGAGAGCTTCGATTTCTTCAGCTTCGGTGGGGTCGATGATCGGAATGATGGCACTGATAAAGGCATTTGTGATGCTTGAGGAACGTCCAGCAACGCTCATCAATGCTGGGAGTCGACAATATCTGATCCTCTTAGATTTGCGTCCTTGCGAAGAAGCTATTTTTGCCCTCGGTCAGAAGTTCCGTAAGAAGCCCCACTAAATTTCGGCCGATGTGACCGATGAGTGCGGCCACGAATCGTCGGAACGTCAAGGCGGGATCCGGTTCGGTTTTTTTTGGATTTTTCCCTTTAGTGGATATGATAAACGCTGTGGCACTATAAAGTCTTTCCAGGACAAGGCGTTGGCAAAGGGTTTTATAACGGGAGCTGTACGAAATCCCTTGGCGGGCTGTGGGCTTTGGTCCAGGGGCCTTGAAAATGGGGTCCACCTCGAAAAAGGGTTCCTTGAGAGTCACCGGAGAATGGACTTCAGGGCAGTCCTCCAGAAACACATAGCCCAGAAAAGGTGTAGGAGAGTCGCCGAAGCGTTTTTCACGGAATGCTTTCCAGAGGTCCTCAGCACTACCGATGGCTTCCTCTGCTCGATTATTGAAGTTATTTCCGAACGAAGGACCAACCTGGGCCTTAAATTCTATAGAAGCGAGCAACCGTCCCTGGTTAAGGACAATCATATCCCAGCGTTTTTCGGGACGATAATAACCGGGAAGCTCTAATTGTTTTTTT includes the following:
- a CDS encoding HNH endonuclease, whose product is MSVAGRSSSITNAFISAIIPIIDPTEAEEIEALGILGMSPNNIQCVYCGDKETEWDHLRPIISNQEPTGYITELANLVPSCGKCNQSKGKSHWRSWMEGTAPRSPTTRGIPDLKDRIAHLTAYEAWRQPTKIDFAAVAGPEMWQRHRKNWRDVLGLLKKSQELASEIRGIIAKAGGVKPE
- a CDS encoding restriction endonuclease — protein: MRGLEDRLQKVVQYFWVTRHTQSSRQELAGKVDAGTRGAVTGGGHMAAFETLIADILKDTGIPDLTIKLGKNESSETVKAKKQLELPGYYRPEKRWDMIVLNQGRLLASIEFKAQVGPSFGNNFNNRAEEAIGSAEDLWKAFREKRFGDSPTPFLGYVFLEDCPEVHSPVTLKEPFFEVDPIFKAPGPKPTARQGISYSSRYKTLCQRLVLERLYSATAFIISTKGKNPKKTEPDPALTFRRFVAALIGHIGRNLVGLLTELLTEGKNSFFARTQI